The Raphanus sativus cultivar WK10039 chromosome 2, ASM80110v3, whole genome shotgun sequence DNA segment TCTTGAACTTGAAGCCTTGAGTAGTGATTTAGCATAAGCTAATGGCAAAGCTGCAATTTTTTTGGCTTTCCCCACATAAGCTCTCTTTGTAAAGTTGTTGTAATCATTCGCTTCAATCTCGTCCAATATCCTCCTGTACAATAGGAGCGATGCCcatacctgaaaaaaaaaacagtcaaGTCCTTCAGGGCTAAATCGATCCAAAACAAAGTTCCGGggtaaaaatgaaacaaaaaaaaaacagtaaaccGTGGACTTACGGGCCATCTGCTAGCAGCGTCAAGCTCGGTAACACCTTTCTCAGCTTCATCAAAGAACATTCTTGCTCGCTTAAGCTGCATTTTCATGAAGTTTCTCCATTTATCAGTGACTTTACCAGCGAATATGTCTTCATCTGAGAGACCAGCCTGAGCTAGTTCATCTTGGGGTAGATAAACCCTTCCTCTTCTCGCactgagagagaaaaagagagatcaAAACCAGTTCAAGAAATGAGACACGAATAAAGAAACAAGTTAAACATGTAAGTTGTGAAAGAAAAGGAAGTCACTCACTCTTCACCAACGTCTCTGAGTATGTTGGTAAGTTGATTGGCTATACCGAGGGCCAAGGCAGCGTTGTAAACACTCTCGGTTGTTGCTTTGGACTTAGGATCGATCCCCATAACCGGAACGCTCATCAAACCAACGGTTCCAGCAACATAGTAGCAGTAAAGGTAGAGATCATCAAAGGAGTTGTATCTAGACTTCCTCAAATCCATTCTCATTCCTTCTATCATGTCTCTAAAtggctgcaaaaaaaaaaaacattagaacAAATCTTTATAAGGTTTAAAAAGTGAAATGAGTCGGAGAGAGGGTGACTGACCTGAATATCGACAGGGTATGTAGCAACAGTATCAGAGAGGGCAGCGTCAAGCATATCGAAAGGACGGCCACGGAAAAGATCTTCTAACCTTGCTTCCCATCTATCTAACGCCATTGGAGTTATGTGTGATGCATTAGGCCCATCTACCAGTTCATCAGTTCTTCTACACCAAACTacacaaacaaagaaataaagagAGTAAAATCATCAAACCAAGAAATTAAGGCCAAACATAAAAAGTAAACAACTGTCATGAGCTAACATTAGGGTAGAAACTTGGATGCTTGTTTAGATGAGTGCAAGTTTCAAGAAGTCTTTCAACACACATAACAACTAGAGAAGTCCTATGTTTACATGAGTGCAAGACTTCAAGAAGTCTAATATGTTTTGGGATTCGAAATAAACTCATTTTCGATGTTCTTTGAGCATCATCACTTAAATCAAGAATTCAAATCAATGATGACAAATTGACAATGCAGATATATTCTAAAACAGTAGTAACTGACCATAGATAGCCCAAATGGCCTTGCGTCTCTCAGGTGTCATAAGCAAAGTTCCTGCAGCGAAGAAACCATAAGAACACTtagaaaacaaaccaaacattAATCCATTACCAACAACAAAGCCAATGATGaggaggaaaagaaaaaaaatgctaACCGAGATAAAAAGTTTTAGCATATTCAGCACAAACTTCACCGCATCGATCATAAGCTTCACCCAACAAACTCAAACTCCCAGTCCCAAAACTCCCAGTCCCAGGGAGAGTAATATCCTGTGGTTTCTTCACATCATCATCAAGGTCCCTAAGTTGTTTGTTCACCAGAGCTGCTTGTTTCAGCACAACATTGTAAACCTTCTCTTCGGATGAGAGGGTTATCTCTCCTGCAGGGCTTGCTACTATGCTTGACGACACAACACTGCTTAATCTTCTCCTTCTGCAGCTCattacagaagaagaagaactccTCCTACCATTGTTGACTCTCTGATTTAGACAAGGAGAAAGAAATCTAGAAGATTCTAGAACTCTTACCAAACCACAATTGGTCATTGGGTCTGGATTAGGAAAAGAAGCAGCAACCCATAACACTGCTGCATACATAACTCAAGTTCTTGACACACACagagatggaaaaaaaaatctcaactttttttttgtttttgtctacTCTGTTTCTTCACTTAGAAGAATCAAAATCCAGAGAACCCCAGATTTTGATAATGGATCAAACTTGTAAAGATGAATGCTTTCCCTGCAAAATGGATAAATACAACAAAAAAGGAGTTGATGAGAGGATTCGAGATCTCTGATTCTCTCTATACAAAAACAAGACAACTCAAATCTCTTCAAGCAAGTAATAAAAACCAATTTCATAGCACATAGACAAAAGGGTAACGGGAAGATCATCAAACGTAAAATGAAAGAACGTTAAACAAGCAAATCTTCTGGCTAAATTACTCAACTGGGTTTCATATTAACTTTCACtctaaaaaatttagatttgaGTATCGTTGTGATTCCCAAACATTTGAAGTTAAACAAGAACAAGAGCCAAAACAGTAACATAGTACCAAACATTAGTGATGGAAGCAAAATCTTACCTTTACAGACAAGTTGATACGGAGAATAAGAAATAGGAGGAAAAGAAAAGACCCCAGACGTTTGTTTAGCAACGCTTACTGTAATATATAAACACACTACTACTACACAAGTTGAAGATGtgtttctctctctatctcacAAACAATCTCACCCACtcaaatctcttcttcttcttttccctcTTTGTCTTTGTGGATTTAATGAGAAGCCAGAATATATACAAAAGTCGTTATTTTCAGTGTattgtgtttatttttatttaattttgactgGCTAAGTCTTGTAGTCTATCGACTGACTCGTGTCATATGGTATCAAACATTTATAGTTTTTCATAGAAAGATCCGGATTTAAATCTTCCCTAACCTTTTTTATCCCTTTTCTACCTTTTGGCCAGATTTGTTTCCATTAgttgaatagttttttttttgttttaaaagaaactgCTACTAttgcatattttatttgattaattcaTTAATTCAGTGCCAGATTGTGCATAGCTATATTTGAGttattatataaacaattaCATTACCAAAAATTGAAATGATTTGAACACTCAAAAACTGAGACTGCTTAGAAAACTTTTTCCAGAGATTTTTTATGAACTAGtactcaaaatatatatgtttttgataaaaaaaaatgttagcgTGGTTTTGTACAAAATAATTATGAGCctaaattaacatatatataggttataaatagtaatatataaaagtgAAATGCAGTTTTAATAGTAAAAATGTATatagattatataaatatattttagaaaaaaagatttttgtTACTGTTTATTGGGATGTGGAGTGAAGTGGATTTATGTGTTTTGGAAATCATGGTCAAACAAACCAAAAAGCCAGAGATTTCATTACGGAGATTGCAATCACCGATCGCTATTAATTagagaaattataaaatgaaaaatctaattaaaagaaaatataatacgTATTTGTTGGTAGAAAGGACAATCGAGTTGGGTGGGGGCCATGCTAGTTTGG contains these protein-coding regions:
- the LOC108842687 gene encoding phytoene synthase, chloroplastic, with amino-acid sequence MYAAVLWVAASFPNPDPMTNCGLVRVLESSRFLSPCLNQRVNNGRRSSSSSVMSCRRRRLSSVVSSSIVASPAGEITLSSEEKVYNVVLKQAALVNKQLRDLDDDVKKPQDITLPGTGSFGTGSLSLLGEAYDRCGEVCAEYAKTFYLGTLLMTPERRKAIWAIYVWCRRTDELVDGPNASHITPMALDRWEARLEDLFRGRPFDMLDAALSDTVATYPVDIQPFRDMIEGMRMDLRKSRYNSFDDLYLYCYYVAGTVGLMSVPVMGIDPKSKATTESVYNAALALGIANQLTNILRDVGEDARRGRVYLPQDELAQAGLSDEDIFAGKVTDKWRNFMKMQLKRARMFFDEAEKGVTELDAASRWPVWASLLLYRRILDEIEANDYNNFTKRAYVGKAKKIAALPLAYAKSLLKASSSR